A genomic region of Pristiophorus japonicus isolate sPriJap1 chromosome 20, sPriJap1.hap1, whole genome shotgun sequence contains the following coding sequences:
- the exosc2 gene encoding exosome complex component RRP4: MAVDIRLATARKRVSLAAEVNKHLVSPGDTITTDTGFMRGHGTYMENEKLIASVAGAVERVNKLICVKPLQTRYNGEVGDVVVGRITEVQQKRWKLETNSRLDSVLLLSSVNLPGGELRRRSAEDELMMRDYLQEGDLISAEVQAVFADGALSLHTRSLKYGKLGQGTLVQVSPSLVKRRKTHFHNLPCGAAIILGNNGYIWIYPIAEQKEDEAGGFVTNFEPVPLADREVISRLRNCIIALNIHKLLLYDTSVLYCYEASLHQQIKDILKPELMEEIVMETRQRLIDQEG; encoded by the exons ATGGCGGTGGACATCCGATTGGCAACGGCGCGAAAGCGCGTCTCTTTAGCGGCGGAGGTGAATAAACATCTGGTGTCGCCGGGAGACACGATCACCACCGACACCGGCTTCATGAG AGGCCATGGTACGTACATGGAAAACGAGAAGCTTATTGCTTCAGTCGCTGGAGCTGTGGAAAGAGTGAACAAGTTGATATGCGTCAAGCCACTTCAAACAAG ATATAATGGAGAAGTTGGAGATGTTGTCGTGGGCAGAATCACAGAG GTGCAGCAGAAGCGATGGAAACTGGAGACCAACTCCAGACTAGACTCTGTACTGCTTCTCTCGTCTGTTAACCTGCCCGGAGGAGAACTG AGAAGAAGATCTGCTGAGGATGAGCTGATGATGAGGGACTACCTGCAAGAGGGAGACCTGATCAGC GCAGAGGTACAGGCTGTGTTTGCGGATGGTGCTCTGTCCTTGCACACCAGGAGCCTGAAGTACGGAAAG CTGGGACAGGGGACACTGGTCCAAGTCTCCCCTTCCCTCGTAAAACGTCGGAAGACTCACTTTCACAACCTGCCCTGTGGAGCGGCCATCATCCTCGGGAATAACGGCTACATCTGGATTTATCCAATCGCTGAACAAAAGGAGGACGAGGCAGGAGGATTTGTGACAAATTTTGAG CCAGTTCCGTTAGCGGACAGAGAGGTGATCTCACGACTCCGCAACTGCATCATAGCCCTGAATATCCACAAGTTGCTGCTCTATGACACCAGTGTCCTGTATTGCTACGAGGCTTCGCTGCATCAACAG ATTAAAGACATTCTGAAGCCAGAATTAATGGAAGAGATAGTTATGGAGACCAGACAGCGCCTCATCGACCAGGAGGGATAA